A single Dermacentor variabilis isolate Ectoservices chromosome 9, ASM5094787v1, whole genome shotgun sequence DNA region contains:
- the LOC142558066 gene encoding uncharacterized protein LOC142558066, with amino-acid sequence MTSSNRSEKWQLSAYERQRLPHTVVTDETEVIAHEESFRSNLTCPICFGLFRNAVATTECLHRFCEECITTALRRCNKECPTCRRKLVSKRSLRRDYRMDAFVAALLPSHAEEPASLAELVTASPGVQRGAPKQAREKSTVKDSDVGQKRCGKNTRVEPNSTVIGGDLAPTTDSVGCAEENADVQQISALTLPTEERRSWNEQQPRQKGRASPALAAGSGDVARKGSDRELTLRRDEVPQGTSAGARCADAEVPVEGARATPPPSVTLAVVARSASAAAATPQVDPDETYMGEETRRTAGAASAQCSEPTRSEDFCADTVETPGVEMGQSAAGADATPAAAADRESSAAFAVSPRWARSNLIAITLKPHLDMFLENPESPTLHISVSARVTILYISSYLKKRLSQSSVNRNARRFPMYRIYAASETGELVALPFAMTAEDAVKRIQKAGAPLEMYYALHQA; translated from the coding sequence ATGACGTCTTCGAACCGGAGCGAGAAATGGCAACTGAGCGCTTACGAACGCCAGCGACTCCCGCACACAGTGGTCACAGATGAAACGGAGGTCATCGCTCACGAAGAAAGCTTTCGCTCGAATTTAACGTGCCCCATCTGCTTCGGCTTGTTCAGGAACGCTGTGGCGACGACGGAGTGTCTTCACCGCTTTTGCGAGGAGTGCATCACTACGGCGCTTCGCAGATGCAACAAGGAATGCCCGACGTGCCGCCGCAAGCTCGTCTCGAAGCGGTCGCTGCGGCGGGACTACCGCATGGACGCGTTCGTCGCCGCACTTCTCCCCAGCCACGCCGAAGAGCCCGCATCGCTCGCCGAGCTCGTGACTGCTTCGCCAGGCGTGCAACGCGGTGCTCCAAAACAAGCACGTGAGAAGAGCACCGTCAAAGACAGTGACGTTGGCCAGAAGCGCTGCGGTAAGAACACTCGCGTTGAGCCAAACTCGACGGTGATTGGGGGCGATCTAGCTCCGACGACGGATAGTGTGGGTTGCGCTGAAGAGAACGCAGACGTTCAGCAAATCTCGGCGCTGACTTTGCCGACGGAAGAGCGAAGGAGTTGGAACGAACAGCAGCCCCGGCAGAAAGGCCGTGCATCACCAGCGTTGGCGGCGGGTAGCGGCGACGTCGCCCGTAAAGGATCGGACCGCGAGTTGACCTTGCGACGCGACGAGGTGCCTCAAGGAACGAGCGCTGGCGCTCGCTGCGCTGATGCCGAGGTGCCCGTAGAAGGAGCCCGTGCGACGCCACCTCCAAGCGTCACATTGGCCGTGGTAGCACGGTccgcgtctgctgctgctgcgacgcCGCAGGTTGACCCCGACGAAACGTATATGGGCGAAGAGACTAGACGCACGGCCGGCGCGGCATCTGCACAATGCAGCGAGCCGACTCGGTCGGAAGATTTCTGCGCAGACACCGTCGAAACGCCTGGAGTTGAGATGGGCCAATCAGCAGCAGGTGCTGACGCCACGCCTGCTGCTGCCGCAGACCGCGAATCCAGCGCGGCCTTTGCCGTCTCGCCACGATGGGCCCGCAGCAACCTGATAGCGATAACGCTGAAGCCGCACCTTGACATGTTCTTGGAGAACCCCGAGTCCCCGACGCTGCATATAAGCGTGTCAGCTCGAGTCACGATCCTGTATATCAGCTCGTACCTCAAGAAACGTCTTTCTCAGAGCAGCGTGAATCGTAACGCTCGGCGATTCCCGATGTACCGCATATACGCGGCCAGCGAGACGGGCGAATTGGTCGCGCTCCCTTTTGCGATGACAGCGGAGGATGCCGTCAAGAGGATCCAGAAAGCCGGTGCGCCGCTGGAAATGTACTACGCGCTGCACCAAGCTTGA